The genomic segment TTTTCTACAGCTATCTCCCAGCATGCTGGGATTTTTCGTTGTCCAATTTGCCAGGCGGCTATGCGCAACGTACCTGCAACCAGCTTGGTATGCAACAATCATCACTGCTTTGATTTATCCAAGCACGGCTACGTACACTTGGCTGCGCGAACCTACAAAACAAAGTATGACAAGCAAATGTTCGCAGCGAGAAGGGCGGTAGGGGAGCAAGGTTTTTTTGATCCATTGTATGACGTGTTGAGCGAGGTCATCCTGCATACGACAGAACACAAGGAAAGCCAAATGTACGTACTGGATGCAGGATGTGGCGAAGGCTATCATTTGACGCAGGTTCGACAGAGAGTAATGCAAACAAGTGAAGTCCCATTTGTCGGAGTGGGTGTCGATCTTGCCAAAGAGGGAGTTATGCTCGCGGCGAAGAGCGATCCTGAAGTCGTTTGGTGCGTTGGCGATTTAACGAAGGCGCCGTTTGCCGACAGACAGTTTTCATACATTCTCAATCTGTTATCTCCATCCAATACGGATGAGTTTCATAGACTCCTGGCTGATGATGGACGAATGATCAAAGTCATTCCCGAAGCCAACTATTTGCGAGAGCTACGAGAAGTCTTGTATCAAGAGACACCAAAAACACAATATGCGAATCATCGAACGATCGAGCACTTCAAAGCCAGCTTTGAGCTAATCGGCAAGGAGCGGGTTCAGTATCAGTTCCGACTGGATGAAGAGAGTCTTTCTTCTCTGCTCCAGATGACTCCGTTAGCATGGGGCGCGGCACCTGAGCAGTTGGAGCGGGTGTCTGACTTGGCAGGAGTGGACATGACGATTGACTTGGTTGTGCTAATTGGCAAGAAATAAAGTAGCGACTGTTCTGAGCGGGGAAAATCCGTTCAGGATGGTCGTTTTCTTATTTTTACATGGTCTATGTTTGACAGCGTTCTGTATTTTTTTGAAAATGAGTATGAATAGTCGGAAAAGTTTTGGGGGGATAGTATGGGGCAGGATCAGGATGAGGCTTCCTTTATGCGTGTCAAACCTTTTCTTGCGGATATCAAAAAACACTGCTTATCCCTCGCAAAAAACGACTGGGATGCGCAGGACCTTCTGCAAGAAACATTGACGAAGGTGTATCGTTTCTTGCAGAAGGCTCCAGACAGAGAACTGACCAAGGCATTTTTAAGGCAAATTGCCACGAATGCTTGGATCGACCATTGCCGGAAAGTAAAGGCGAATGAGCTTCCCGCCCTGTTTGATGAAGCGATACATCTGCATCAGTCCACTGTATCCGATGCGTTTGTGCAGAGAGAGGTGTTTGAGCAACTGGCTGATCGTCTAAATGCCAGACAAATGGTGTTAATTCTCATGATGGACATTTTTTCATTTACGGCGCAGGAAACAGCCACATTGCTGCATACGACAGTAGGGGCTGTGAAGGAAGGTGTGAAGAGAGCTCGTCAGCGCTTGTTCATGCTGGCTGAGCAATCCAGACAGGATGACAGCCAGTCCAGCCAAAAGAGAATCGACAAAGCTGGCCGTCGTGATTCGTCTGGGTTTGTATCAAAGGAAGGGTTCGAGCAATTTTTGGCTGCTTTTCGCGCGGGGGATGCCTATGCGATTTGTGAAACGTACCTGCGTCTCGCTGAACAGGGCGTGAGTGTGGAAAAGGTCTCGGTGGCAGGCGATCGCCTTTTCTTTGCTGTTCGTGACCCGGATGGGCATTTGCTGCATTTTTTTCAGAAATGGTAGAGGTACCCGTTTCTTTTTGTTCTTTTCTTTCGTTCATGAGGGTGAAACTACATATTTGAAATAAAGGAGCGAACACAAATGAGTATTCATGTACGTAATTTTGCGGTTGTACAGCTGCCTGTCAAAAACTTGGAGGTATCCATA from the Brevibacillus brevis genome contains:
- a CDS encoding RNA polymerase sigma factor codes for the protein MGQDQDEASFMRVKPFLADIKKHCLSLAKNDWDAQDLLQETLTKVYRFLQKAPDRELTKAFLRQIATNAWIDHCRKVKANELPALFDEAIHLHQSTVSDAFVQREVFEQLADRLNARQMVLILMMDIFSFTAQETATLLHTTVGAVKEGVKRARQRLFMLAEQSRQDDSQSSQKRIDKAGRRDSSGFVSKEGFEQFLAAFRAGDAYAICETYLRLAEQGVSVEKVSVAGDRLFFAVRDPDGHLLHFFQKW
- a CDS encoding putative RNA methyltransferase produces the protein MLFLFSTAISQHAGIFRCPICQAAMRNVPATSLVCNNHHCFDLSKHGYVHLAARTYKTKYDKQMFAARRAVGEQGFFDPLYDVLSEVILHTTEHKESQMYVLDAGCGEGYHLTQVRQRVMQTSEVPFVGVGVDLAKEGVMLAAKSDPEVVWCVGDLTKAPFADRQFSYILNLLSPSNTDEFHRLLADDGRMIKVIPEANYLRELREVLYQETPKTQYANHRTIEHFKASFELIGKERVQYQFRLDEESLSSLLQMTPLAWGAAPEQLERVSDLAGVDMTIDLVVLIGKK